The proteins below come from a single Streptococcus hyointestinalis genomic window:
- a CDS encoding ISL3 family transposase, translating to MEHIKNSTKLIGIKDLNIKISIVLKHQTHIEIRAELDYPAPACPHCQGKMIKYDFQRPATIPILDVQGMATVLKLRKRRFQCKACRRVSVAKTSLVKKHCQISQPVWAKITQLLIEKQTNTDIARRLHVSVSTVQRQLNAFTFKDNFETLPEVLSWDEFARNKGKLAFIAQDFKTKKIIALLENNRQTTIKNHFYKYSRQAREKVRVVTVDMSGAYIPIIGKLFPKAQIVLDRFHIAQHLSRAMMTTRIAIMKAFNKTSLPYRAMKNHWRILQKDSRKLSDKAFYSRTFRQTLTPREIVQKTLAFSPELRYYYELYQLLLFHFQEKRVKAFFGLIHDNLGTVNASFSRVFRTFLKHETYITNALKQPYSNAKLEATNKLIKDIKRQAFRFRNFKNFRTKILITLNIQRERTKIVLSRT from the coding sequence ATGGAACATATTAAGAATAGCACAAAACTCATTGGAATCAAAGACTTAAACATCAAAATATCAATTGTTCTCAAACATCAGACTCACATCGAGATAAGAGCCGAGCTGGATTATCCCGCTCCAGCCTGTCCTCATTGTCAAGGAAAGATGATCAAATACGATTTTCAAAGACCTGCCACCATCCCAATCTTAGACGTCCAAGGCATGGCAACTGTCCTAAAACTCAGAAAGCGGCGCTTTCAGTGTAAAGCGTGCCGTAGGGTTTCTGTCGCCAAAACTAGCCTGGTCAAGAAACATTGCCAAATCTCACAGCCTGTCTGGGCGAAAATCACTCAGCTCCTCATCGAAAAACAGACCAACACAGACATCGCAAGACGCCTCCACGTCTCTGTTTCTACCGTCCAGAGGCAGCTGAACGCTTTCACTTTTAAGGACAACTTTGAGACTTTACCAGAGGTCTTGAGCTGGGATGAATTCGCAAGAAACAAGGGGAAACTAGCTTTCATTGCGCAAGATTTTAAGACCAAGAAAATCATTGCTCTTCTTGAAAACAATCGCCAAACGACCATCAAAAACCACTTTTACAAGTATTCTAGACAGGCTAGGGAGAAGGTCAGAGTGGTCACAGTAGACATGTCGGGAGCCTACATTCCTATCATTGGGAAACTATTTCCAAAAGCTCAAATCGTCCTTGATCGTTTCCACATTGCGCAGCACCTTAGTCGAGCCATGATGACCACTCGCATTGCCATCATGAAGGCATTTAACAAGACATCTCTTCCTTACAGAGCCATGAAAAATCACTGGAGAATCCTGCAAAAAGACAGCAGAAAACTCTCCGACAAGGCTTTCTACTCCAGAACCTTTCGACAAACTCTGACACCTAGAGAAATTGTCCAGAAAACCTTAGCTTTTTCGCCCGAACTCCGCTATTATTATGAACTTTACCAGCTTTTGCTTTTCCATTTTCAAGAGAAGCGTGTCAAGGCTTTCTTTGGACTCATTCACGACAATTTGGGTACTGTCAACGCAAGTTTTTCAAGAGTTTTTCGGACTTTTCTAAAGCACGAAACTTATATTACCAACGCTCTGAAGCAACCTTATTCCAATGCCAAACTGGAAGCCACTAACAAGCTTATTAAAGACATCAAACGACAAGCGTTTAGATTTCGTAACTTCAAGAACTTTAGAACCAAGATTCTCATCACTCTGAACATACAAAGAGAGAGAACGAAAATCGTTCTCTCTCGCACATAG
- the glgP gene encoding glycogen/starch/alpha-glucan family phosphorylase: MTTFSNYVAENGNQLAQMTNEEIYVSLLNYVKELASQKGKNTAKRKVYYISAEFLIGKLLSNNLINLGIYKDVKKELEAAGKSIAEIEDVEPEPSLGNGGLGRLASCFIDSMATLGINGEGVGLNYHCGLFKQVFRHNEQEAEANYWIENDSWLVPTDISYDVPFKDFTLKSRLDRIDVLGYHKDTKNYLNLFDIDGLDYGLIHDGITFDKTEIKKNLTLFLYPDDSDKNGELLRIYQQYFMVSNAAQLLIDEALERGSNLHDLADYAYVQINDTHPSMVIPELIRLLTEKHGIDFDEAVNIVSNMVGYTNHTILAEALEKWPVAYLNEVVPHLVTIIEKLDELIRSKYSDPAVQIIDEDDRVHMAHMDIHFSTSVNGVAALHTEILKNSELKPFYDIYPEKFNNKTNGITFRRWLEFANQDLADYLKELIGDGYLEDATQLEKLLDYADDKAVHAKLAEIKHNNKLALKRYLKENKGIELDENSIIDTQIKRFHEYKRQQMNALYVIHKYLEIKRGNLPKRKITVIFGGKAAPAYIIAQDIIHLILCLSELINNDPEVNQYLNVHLVENYNVTVAEHLIPATDVSEQISLASKEASGTGNMKFMLNGALTLGTMDGANVEIAELAGKENIYTFGKDSDTIIDLYATEGYVSKDYYEGDEAIKEAVDFIVSDQVVAVGNEERLNRLRDELINKDWFMTLIDLKEYIAVKEQVFADYEDQDSWNKKVIHNIAKAGFFSSDRTIEQYNEDIWHSH; encoded by the coding sequence ATGACAACTTTTAGTAACTATGTAGCAGAAAATGGCAATCAATTAGCTCAAATGACCAACGAAGAAATCTACGTGAGCTTATTGAACTACGTCAAAGAACTAGCTAGTCAAAAAGGAAAAAATACAGCAAAACGTAAAGTCTACTACATCTCAGCTGAATTTTTGATTGGGAAATTATTGTCTAACAACCTTATCAACCTAGGCATTTACAAAGATGTCAAAAAAGAACTCGAAGCTGCTGGCAAATCCATCGCTGAAATCGAAGATGTTGAACCAGAACCATCACTAGGTAACGGTGGACTTGGACGTTTAGCTTCATGTTTCATCGACTCTATGGCAACACTTGGTATCAACGGTGAAGGTGTTGGACTCAACTATCACTGTGGGCTTTTCAAACAAGTATTCCGCCACAACGAACAAGAAGCTGAAGCGAACTACTGGATTGAAAATGACTCTTGGCTAGTACCAACTGACATTAGCTACGACGTGCCATTCAAGGACTTCACATTGAAATCTCGTCTTGACCGCATTGATGTCCTTGGCTACCACAAAGATACTAAAAACTACCTCAACCTCTTTGATATTGACGGTTTAGATTACGGTCTTATCCATGACGGTATCACTTTTGACAAGACTGAAATCAAGAAAAACTTGACCCTCTTCTTGTATCCAGATGATTCTGACAAGAACGGTGAGTTGCTCCGTATCTACCAACAATACTTCATGGTATCAAATGCTGCGCAATTGCTCATTGACGAAGCGCTTGAACGTGGCTCAAACCTTCATGACCTTGCTGACTACGCTTATGTCCAAATCAACGACACACACCCATCAATGGTCATTCCAGAGCTTATCCGCTTGTTGACTGAAAAACATGGCATTGACTTTGACGAAGCTGTTAACATCGTAAGTAACATGGTTGGATACACAAACCACACTATCCTAGCAGAAGCCCTTGAAAAATGGCCAGTAGCTTACCTCAACGAAGTGGTTCCACATCTTGTCACTATCATTGAAAAATTGGATGAACTTATCCGCAGCAAATACAGCGACCCAGCTGTCCAAATCATTGACGAAGATGATCGTGTCCACATGGCACACATGGACATCCACTTCTCAACAAGTGTCAACGGGGTAGCAGCACTTCACACAGAAATCTTGAAAAACTCTGAGTTGAAGCCATTCTACGATATCTATCCTGAAAAATTCAACAACAAAACAAACGGTATCACTTTCCGTCGTTGGCTCGAATTTGCCAACCAAGACTTGGCAGATTACCTCAAAGAGTTGATTGGTGATGGTTATCTTGAAGACGCTACTCAGCTTGAAAAATTGCTTGACTACGCAGACGACAAGGCAGTTCATGCTAAACTTGCTGAAATCAAACACAACAACAAGCTAGCGCTTAAACGCTACCTTAAAGAAAACAAAGGCATTGAGCTTGACGAAAACTCTATCATTGATACACAAATTAAACGTTTCCATGAGTACAAACGTCAACAAATGAACGCTCTTTACGTCATCCACAAATACCTTGAAATCAAACGTGGTAACCTTCCAAAACGTAAAATCACTGTTATCTTTGGTGGTAAGGCAGCGCCTGCTTACATCATCGCACAAGACATCATCCACCTTATCTTGTGTTTGTCTGAGCTTATCAACAACGACCCAGAAGTAAACCAATACCTCAACGTACACTTAGTTGAAAACTACAACGTCACTGTTGCTGAGCACCTTATCCCTGCTACTGATGTTTCTGAGCAAATCTCACTTGCTTCAAAAGAAGCTTCAGGAACTGGTAACATGAAGTTCATGCTAAATGGTGCTCTCACACTTGGTACAATGGATGGTGCCAACGTTGAGATTGCAGAGTTGGCTGGTAAGGAAAACATCTACACATTTGGTAAAGACTCTGATACCATTATCGACCTTTACGCTACAGAAGGCTACGTTTCTAAGGACTACTATGAAGGTGACGAAGCTATCAAGGAAGCTGTTGACTTTATCGTAAGTGACCAAGTGGTAGCTGTCGGAAATGAAGAACGCCTCAATCGCCTTCGTGATGAGCTTATCAACAAAGACTGGTTCATGACTTTGATTGATCTTAAAGAATACATCGCAGTGAAAGAACAAGTCTTTGCTGACTACGAAGACCAAGACAGCTGGAATAAAAAAGTTATCCACAACATTGCAAAAGCTGGCTTCTTCTCATCAGACCGCACTATTGAGCAATACAACGAAGACATCTGGCACAGCCACTAA
- the malQ gene encoding 4-alpha-glucanotransferase, with amino-acid sequence MAKRASGVLMHITSLPNQFGVGTFGKSAYDFVDFLEETDQTYWQILPLTTTSYGDSPYQSFSAIAGNTHFIDFDLLAAAGYLREADYATVDFGNDPEQVDYERIYTARRPILEKAVTTFLQEKSNKERLAQFEKKASWLTDYAEFMALKEHFGNKALTEWDDVKAIKRDPATLATYRKELEDKILFHKVVQYFFDQQWYQLKKYANTKGIEIIGDMPIYVSADSVEVWTMPELFKLDENRRPTAIAGVPADEFSDDGQLWGNPIYNWSEHQKTNYAWWVERIKAGVTMYDVLRIDHFKGFSDYWEIRGDYETANDGSWQPGPGRALFDAVKKELGELPIIAENLGYIDEKAEQLLADTAFPGMKILEFGFFDTDGSSEDLPHFYTENSVAYAGTHDNEVINGWFDSLTKEQQAYAENYMRRLPDEPIVETALRTLYSSVSSIAITCMQDLLDKPASSRMNTPNTLGGNWQWRMLAEDLTQERKDFLKEITTVYYRGRK; translated from the coding sequence ATGGCAAAACGTGCAAGCGGTGTCCTAATGCATATCACTTCTCTACCAAACCAATTTGGTGTGGGAACTTTCGGTAAATCTGCCTATGATTTTGTCGATTTTTTAGAGGAAACAGACCAAACTTACTGGCAAATTTTGCCACTGACAACGACAAGTTATGGAGACTCCCCTTATCAATCTTTTTCTGCCATCGCAGGAAACACACATTTTATTGACTTTGATTTGTTAGCTGCAGCAGGTTATCTGCGTGAGGCTGACTATGCAACTGTTGATTTTGGAAACGACCCAGAGCAAGTGGACTACGAACGTATCTACACTGCTCGCCGTCCTATCCTAGAAAAAGCAGTTACAACCTTCCTACAAGAAAAAAGCAACAAAGAGCGCTTAGCGCAATTCGAGAAAAAAGCTAGCTGGTTAACAGATTACGCTGAGTTCATGGCATTAAAAGAACACTTTGGCAATAAAGCACTCACCGAGTGGGACGATGTCAAAGCCATCAAGCGTGACCCAGCAACGCTTGCGACTTACCGTAAGGAGCTTGAAGATAAGATACTCTTTCACAAAGTCGTTCAATACTTCTTTGATCAACAATGGTATCAACTCAAAAAATATGCCAACACTAAAGGTATCGAAATTATCGGTGATATGCCAATCTACGTATCAGCTGACAGTGTAGAAGTTTGGACCATGCCTGAGCTCTTTAAGCTTGATGAAAACCGTCGTCCAACAGCGATTGCTGGTGTGCCTGCTGATGAGTTTAGTGATGACGGTCAACTCTGGGGCAACCCAATCTACAACTGGAGTGAGCATCAAAAGACTAACTACGCTTGGTGGGTTGAGCGTATCAAGGCTGGCGTGACCATGTACGATGTGCTTCGTATCGACCACTTCAAAGGCTTCTCTGATTACTGGGAAATCCGAGGCGACTACGAAACTGCAAATGACGGTTCATGGCAACCAGGTCCAGGACGTGCCCTGTTTGACGCTGTTAAGAAAGAATTGGGAGAGTTGCCAATCATCGCTGAAAACCTTGGTTACATCGATGAAAAAGCTGAGCAACTGCTTGCTGACACAGCCTTTCCAGGGATGAAGATTTTAGAGTTTGGATTCTTTGATACAGACGGCTCTAGTGAGGACTTACCACATTTCTACACAGAAAACAGCGTAGCCTACGCTGGTACGCATGACAATGAAGTCATCAATGGTTGGTTTGACAGTTTGACCAAAGAACAACAAGCCTACGCTGAAAACTACATGCGTCGCTTGCCAGATGAGCCTATCGTTGAAACAGCGCTTCGCACACTCTACTCATCTGTAAGTAGTATTGCGATTACTTGTATGCAAGACTTACTTGATAAACCAGCAAGCAGCCGTATGAATACGCCAAATACCCTAGGAGGCAACTGGCAATGGCGCATGCTTGCTGAAGATTTAACACAAGAACGCAAAGACTTCTTAAAAGAAATTACAACTGTATATTATCGAGGACGAAAATAG
- a CDS encoding IS30 family transposase, whose amino-acid sequence MSTNHSTKKSLYSHLSASERGEISAYLKMGKNPSEIARLLGRHRSTISREIKRGSVSQVQDKNGKRIYSTVYFPDSGQRVYETNRRKSAYHKLSYCSQTFFKELEKALKTKPRCHSVDSFVQTYREKHPLEVIPSTKTVYRYIKDGLLRVKPIDLPKMVCIRKRSKVRPKATKKILGKSIEERPETITNRSEFGHWEIDLVLGKKTKGEAVVMTLVERQTRFAIAVKLANKQAETINRAVKSLLSQYPIRSITSDNGSEFSSLSDLKGVEVYFAHPYASHERGTNENFNGLLREFLPKGVSLNSLTTEELNHYVSAINDRPRRLHKYKTANILFGLAQTA is encoded by the coding sequence ATGTCCACTAATCATTCTACCAAAAAATCGTTATACTCACACCTTTCAGCCTCTGAACGCGGAGAAATCAGCGCCTATCTCAAGATGGGCAAAAACCCCTCTGAGATTGCTCGTCTGCTTGGGCGTCATCGCTCAACCATCAGTCGTGAAATCAAACGAGGAAGTGTTTCTCAGGTTCAAGATAAGAACGGGAAACGAATCTACTCAACGGTTTACTTTCCAGATAGTGGTCAACGTGTTTATGAAACCAATCGTCGAAAAAGTGCCTATCATAAACTATCATACTGCTCCCAGACCTTCTTCAAGGAACTTGAGAAAGCCCTGAAAACGAAACCTCGTTGTCACAGTGTCGATAGCTTTGTTCAAACTTACCGAGAAAAACATCCACTGGAAGTTATCCCTTCCACCAAGACAGTGTATCGTTACATCAAAGACGGACTGTTGAGGGTTAAACCGATTGATTTACCTAAGATGGTGTGCATCCGAAAACGGTCTAAAGTAAGGCCTAAGGCCACGAAGAAAATCTTAGGAAAATCCATTGAAGAACGTCCAGAAACTATTACTAATCGCTCTGAATTTGGACATTGGGAGATTGATTTGGTTCTTGGCAAGAAGACCAAAGGGGAAGCTGTTGTCATGACTCTAGTAGAGCGTCAAACACGATTTGCCATCGCTGTAAAATTGGCTAATAAACAAGCAGAAACCATCAATAGGGCTGTTAAGAGCTTACTATCGCAGTACCCTATTCGCTCCATCACATCGGACAATGGCTCAGAGTTCAGTAGCTTGTCAGACTTAAAAGGTGTGGAAGTTTATTTTGCCCATCCTTATGCTTCTCATGAAAGAGGAACAAATGAAAATTTCAATGGTCTCTTGAGAGAGTTTCTCCCAAAAGGTGTCTCTCTTAACTCACTAACGACAGAAGAACTCAATCACTACGTCTCTGCTATCAATGACAGACCTAGACGACTTCACAAGTATAAAACCGCAAATATTTTGTTTGGGCTAGCCCAAACAGCTTAA
- the glgA gene encoding glycogen synthase GlgA, whose protein sequence is MKILFVAAEGAPFAKTGGLGDVIGALPKSLVKNGHEVAVILPYYDMIDQKFGDEIEDVFSFYTYVGWRHQYVGIKRIHWEGVTFYFIDNQYYFFRGHVYGDWDDGERFAFFQLAALEAMEKIDFIPDVLHVHDYHIAMVPFLLKEKYHWINAYRGIKTVLTIHNIEFQGQFDSGMLWDLFGVGYERYADGTLRWNDCLNWLKSGILYADRVTTVSPSYANEIKTPEFGKGLDQVLRMESGKLSGITNGIDTDLYNPECDQFITHHFSASDLSGKAADKAELQERIGLPVRDDVALIGMVSRLTDQKGFDLVVNQLHELMQLDIQIVLLGTGYSDFEHSFSWFAEHYPDKMSANITFDLALAQQIYAASDLFLMPSAFEPCGLSQMMAMRYGTIPIVHEVGGLRDTVIPYNEYDKTGTGFGFQDFSGYWLTKTVEKALALYYEHPEDWKHLQEQAMSQDFSWDTASKAYEALYQQLI, encoded by the coding sequence ATGAAAATCTTGTTTGTAGCTGCAGAAGGAGCTCCCTTTGCCAAGACCGGAGGTCTAGGTGATGTGATTGGAGCTTTGCCAAAGTCACTGGTCAAAAATGGACATGAAGTGGCGGTCATCTTGCCTTACTATGATATGATTGACCAAAAGTTTGGAGATGAAATCGAGGATGTCTTTTCCTTTTACACTTATGTCGGCTGGCGTCATCAGTATGTCGGAATCAAGCGTATTCATTGGGAAGGTGTGACTTTCTATTTCATTGACAATCAATACTATTTCTTTAGAGGGCATGTCTATGGAGATTGGGACGATGGTGAGCGCTTTGCTTTCTTTCAATTAGCGGCGCTAGAAGCGATGGAAAAAATCGACTTTATCCCCGATGTCTTGCATGTGCACGATTACCACATAGCTATGGTGCCATTTTTGCTCAAGGAAAAATACCACTGGATTAACGCTTATCGTGGTATCAAAACCGTTCTTACCATTCACAATATCGAGTTTCAAGGGCAGTTTGACTCAGGCATGCTTTGGGATTTGTTTGGTGTTGGTTATGAGCGCTACGCAGATGGGACGCTCCGCTGGAATGACTGTCTCAACTGGCTCAAGTCAGGTATCTTGTACGCTGACCGTGTCACCACTGTCTCACCATCCTATGCCAACGAAATCAAAACACCAGAGTTTGGTAAAGGCTTAGATCAAGTGTTACGTATGGAGTCAGGCAAGCTCTCAGGCATTACAAACGGGATTGACACCGACCTCTACAATCCTGAGTGTGACCAGTTTATCACCCACCACTTTAGTGCAAGTGATTTGTCTGGAAAGGCAGCGGACAAGGCTGAGCTGCAAGAGCGTATCGGGCTTCCAGTGCGTGATGATGTGGCTTTGATTGGGATGGTGTCACGTCTTACGGACCAAAAAGGCTTTGACCTTGTGGTCAATCAATTGCATGAGCTCATGCAATTGGACATTCAGATAGTCCTCCTCGGGACAGGCTATAGTGACTTTGAGCATAGCTTTTCATGGTTTGCGGAGCATTATCCAGACAAGATGTCAGCCAATATCACTTTTGATTTGGCGCTGGCTCAGCAAATCTACGCCGCTAGTGACCTCTTTTTGATGCCGAGCGCCTTTGAGCCTTGTGGTCTATCGCAGATGATGGCTATGCGCTATGGTACCATTCCAATTGTCCATGAGGTTGGTGGTCTTAGAGATACCGTCATTCCTTACAATGAATACGACAAAACGGGTACAGGTTTTGGTTTTCAAGATTTTTCAGGCTACTGGCTGACAAAAACCGTTGAAAAAGCGCTAGCGCTTTACTATGAACACCCTGAGGATTGGAAACATTTACAAGAGCAAGCAATGTCACAAGATTTCTCATGGGATACGGCAAGTAAAGCCTACGAGGCGCTTTACCAACAGCTCATCTAA
- the glgD gene encoding glucose-1-phosphate adenylyltransferase subunit GlgD yields the protein MKIDKYSAILGNTVGYHDMLSLTDSRPLASLPFDGKYRLIDFQLSSLANAGIRSVYGIFRGQNIRSIFDHIRSGREWGLNTLLSHYFLGFYNTENDSQVTDKDYYDQILTYLKRSGSDQTVYMSCDVLCNIDLEQVIHLHEANKTKITVVYKKLPKSSISDVNEILDIDESDRVIGKTAVNDTDDLHKMSADIYVVNTPWLIERMEEEATKEQPRKLRYLLRELIVMENALAFEYTGYLSNICSVKSYYDANMDMLDTQKFYSLLYSNQKVYTKIKNEEATFFDKGSHIDNAQFASGSIIKGDVEHSIISRNCHIEEASHVENSIIFPKVTIGAGASVENAILDKNVVIAPGVTVHGTAEDPVVIAKGLEVLEDIIK from the coding sequence ATGAAGATTGATAAATATTCAGCAATTTTAGGAAATACAGTCGGTTATCACGACATGCTTAGCTTGACAGATAGTAGACCACTGGCTAGTCTGCCCTTTGATGGTAAGTACCGCTTGATTGACTTTCAGCTCTCTAGCCTAGCTAATGCTGGTATCAGAAGTGTTTACGGTATTTTCCGTGGGCAAAATATCCGCTCTATTTTTGACCATATCAGAAGCGGGCGTGAGTGGGGACTCAACACACTTTTGAGTCATTACTTCCTAGGATTTTACAATACGGAAAATGACAGCCAAGTCACAGACAAGGACTATTATGACCAGATTCTCACCTATCTCAAGCGCTCAGGTAGTGACCAGACAGTCTATATGAGCTGTGATGTGCTCTGCAATATCGACCTTGAGCAGGTGATTCACCTGCATGAAGCCAACAAAACCAAGATTACCGTTGTCTATAAAAAACTGCCAAAAAGTTCTATCTCAGATGTCAATGAAATCTTGGACATTGATGAGAGCGACCGTGTGATTGGCAAAACGGCTGTTAATGATACTGATGACTTACATAAAATGTCAGCAGACATCTATGTGGTCAACACACCGTGGTTGATTGAGCGCATGGAAGAAGAAGCGACTAAAGAGCAACCAAGAAAACTGCGCTATCTGCTAAGAGAGTTGATTGTGATGGAAAATGCTCTTGCCTTTGAGTACACAGGCTATCTCTCAAATATCTGCTCTGTCAAGTCCTACTACGATGCCAACATGGACATGCTAGATACCCAGAAATTTTATTCACTTCTCTATTCTAACCAAAAAGTGTATACTAAGATTAAAAATGAAGAAGCGACCTTCTTTGACAAGGGCTCTCATATCGACAATGCCCAGTTTGCCTCTGGTAGTATCATCAAGGGGGACGTTGAGCATTCGATTATTTCTAGAAATTGCCACATTGAGGAAGCCTCACATGTTGAAAACAGCATTATCTTCCCTAAGGTGACGATTGGTGCTGGTGCTAGCGTTGAAAATGCTATCTTGGACAAAAATGTCGTGATTGCTCCTGGTGTGACCGTTCACGGTACAGCAGAAGATCCTGTTGTCATTGCCAAAGGTTTAGAAGTACTTGAGGATATTATCAAATGA
- a CDS encoding glucose-1-phosphate adenylyltransferase produces MKNEMLALVLAGGQGTRLGKLTQSIAKPAVQFGGRYRIIDFALSNCANSGIHNVGVITQYQPLALNSHIGNGSSWGLDGIDSGATILQPYSATEGNRWFEGTSHAIYQNIDYIDSINPEYVLILSGDHIYKMDYDDMLQTHKDNMASLTVAVIDVPLKEASRFGIMNTDSNDRIVEFEEKPEHPKSTKASMGIYIFNWKRLREVLVNAEKNHVDMSDFGKNVIPAYLEAGDRVYTYNFDGYWKDVGTIESLWEANMEYIGDDNALNSRDRSWKIYSKNLIAPPNYIAKEAVVKDSLIVDGCFVSGKVTHSILSTNVQVKAGAEITDSFVMSGAIIGPGAKINRAIIGEGAVIGENVVIDGSEEVQVVGYNEVVGVPNED; encoded by the coding sequence ATGAAGAATGAAATGTTAGCTCTTGTCCTTGCCGGTGGACAAGGTACTCGTTTAGGAAAATTAACGCAAAGTATCGCTAAGCCAGCTGTGCAGTTTGGTGGACGCTACCGCATTATTGACTTTGCGCTCTCAAACTGCGCAAACTCTGGGATTCATAATGTCGGTGTCATCACCCAGTATCAACCGCTAGCGCTAAATAGCCATATCGGAAATGGCTCTAGCTGGGGGCTAGACGGTATCGACTCTGGTGCGACGATTTTGCAACCCTACTCAGCGACCGAGGGGAACCGTTGGTTTGAGGGAACGAGCCATGCCATTTATCAGAATATTGACTATATTGACAGTATCAACCCAGAGTATGTCTTGATTTTGTCTGGAGACCATATCTATAAGATGGACTATGACGATATGCTACAGACCCACAAGGACAATATGGCAAGTCTAACCGTTGCTGTTATTGACGTTCCGCTAAAAGAAGCGAGCCGTTTTGGTATCATGAACACAGACTCAAACGACCGTATCGTTGAGTTTGAGGAAAAGCCAGAACATCCAAAGTCTACAAAAGCTTCCATGGGGATTTATATATTCAATTGGAAACGGTTACGTGAGGTGCTTGTCAATGCCGAAAAGAACCATGTAGACATGTCTGACTTTGGTAAAAATGTCATCCCAGCTTACCTTGAAGCGGGCGACCGTGTTTACACATACAACTTTGACGGTTACTGGAAGGACGTTGGTACCATTGAGTCCCTCTGGGAAGCAAATATGGAGTACATCGGTGATGACAATGCGCTAAACAGCCGTGACCGCTCTTGGAAGATTTACTCTAAAAACCTCATCGCACCACCAAACTACATCGCAAAAGAAGCGGTTGTCAAAGACTCGCTTATCGTGGACGGGTGCTTTGTTTCAGGAAAGGTGACACACTCTATCCTATCCACCAATGTCCAAGTCAAAGCAGGTGCTGAGATTACCGATTCCTTTGTCATGAGTGGTGCTATCATTGGACCAGGAGCTAAGATTAACCGTGCTATCATCGGTGAGGGTGCAGTTATTGGGGAAAATGTCGTCATCGATGGTAGTGAAGAAGTGCAAGTTGTAGGCTATAATGAGGTAGTGGGGGTGCCAAATGAAGATTGA